From the genome of Pseudophryne corroboree isolate aPseCor3 chromosome 9, aPseCor3.hap2, whole genome shotgun sequence:
aaacagacgattgcacgttggatctgtagcacaatccaacttgcacattctgtggcaggcgtgccacagcctaaatctgtaaaggcccactccacaaggaaggtgggctcatcttgggcggctgcccgaggggtctcggcattacaactttgccgagcagctacgtggtcaggggagaacacgtttgtaaaattttacaaatttgatactctggctaaagaggacctggagttttctcattcggtgctgcagagtcatccgcactctcccgcccgtttggaagctttggtataatccccatggtcctgacggagtccccagcatccactaggacgttagagaaaataagaatttacttaccgataattctatttctcatagtccgtagtggatgctgggcgcccatcccaagtgcggattgtctgcaatgcttgtacatagttattgttacaaaatcgggttattactgttgttgtgagccatcttttcagaggctacttcgttttgttatcatactgttaactgggttcagatcacaagttgtacggtgtgattggtgtggctggtatgagtcttacccgggattcaagatccttccttattgtgtacgctcgtccgggcacagtacctaactgaggcttggaggagggtcatagggggaggagccagtacgcaccatgtgacctaaaagcttttttagatgtgccctgtctcctgcggagcccgctattccccatggtcctgacggagtccccagcatccactacggactatgagaaatagaattatcggtaagtaaattcttattatttaccatATCTAGGGCAGTAACAAACTGATAAATAGGAATGGAACCAGCAACCACTaaagaatatatatgtatatgatccaCTTTGTGGGTCTGGTTAATCATTATGCTGTTTTGTATACATTATAGTTTCCTTGTAATCCAGATCTACGTAGGGAAACTCACTTTATAGCCCTCTGTGTAAAAAACACGGAGAAACATGTCTAATCTGTATATGATTGTCTATTTGGAGAATGATGTGTGGATTTCCTAATCTATAATTACTGTCATCCTGCAGTGGGCCCCTTGATCTGATTTTGCAAGCCCTCTAATCCACAGTCTGATGCCTTGTGTCCTAATACTTGACTGTGCTATTAGGATGCTCTCTCTATTGTGCCATTATCTCTAGAATACTTTCTGTATcgtatatcagtcactagaatgtGTTCTGTATTGTATAagtgtcactagaatgctctctgtatcgtATACCAGTCACTAGAATGTGTTTTGTATTGTATACCAGCCACTGGAATGCTCcgtgtattgtatatcagtcacaAGAATGTGTTCTGTATTCTATGTGTCACTAGAATGCTTATTGTATTGTATACCAGTCACTAGAATGTGTTCTGTATTGTGTGTCACTAGAATGCCCTCTGCATCGTATACCAGTCACTAGAATGTGTTCTGTATTGTCTAAGTGTCACTAGAATGCCCTCTGCATCATATAGTAGTCACTAGAATGTGTTCTGTATTGTATAAGTGCCACTAGAATGCCCTCTGCATCGTATACCAGTCACTAGAATGTGTTCTGTATTGTATAagtgtcactagaatgctctctgtacacatacctcccaacatcggcaCCTTGTAAAAAGGGAcaccagggggtgtggcctatagaaagggggcgtggctttgtgggcatCGCCTGGCtcaatgtcaggattttgactgtttggattccagcgtcagtatttcgacagccgggatcctgactgtcgggaaaTCCTACTGCATCCAAACAGAGTATCCAGTGAGtgccaggagcctcccaactgcattGTATTGTATAAGGGTcaataggatgctctctgtatgatGTAGAGGTCACTAGAGTGCTCCATGCATTGCACATAGGTCAGTGGAATTCTTTTTGATACTGAGGTCACTAGAGGGCTCCCTGaatagtatatagatcagtaggaagCTCTAAGTTTGATGTAGAGGCCAATAGAATGCTCCGTGCATTGTATATATGTCAGTAGGATGCTCTCTATGTAGCACATAGTATGTATGTCAGTAGGATGCTCTCTATGTAGTACAGAGGTCCCTAGAgtgctccctgtattgtatatggatCAGTAGGATATTCTGGACAGTGAATACTAATAAGATGTGGCTGCACTATATTTGATTATCTCAAAAATTAAATTTCAATATATTACATATCACATTAGATAAATTACGCTCTGGTCTCTCTGACCATTACCATATTTTCATATTTTGCTGCTGTCTGTTTTGCGCACAAGGGTCTCCCTAATATTCATTGTCCATGGTTGACATGTCAGCATGAATCACGGTCACTGCCGAAAAGACACCAGTCACTGTGGACAACTGGATAGGTGTGTTCTGGGGGAACCTGACACTCGAGGCTGGGACACAGAGCTAAAAAGGGGTATTTTGTGGGAAATATAGAAATTGGCAGGTCCCTATGCACTAACACTAATTGTAGGCCGAAGCCTGGGCTCGAGTTGCCCCAGAATAACACAAAGCCTGTAATTTGATGCATGAAacaataacatttttatttttcccAAGGTCAATGCAGAGCCCAAAATGTGAACACAAGAGAGGTGTCCTTACACGCAGGACACGTCGGCAGCCCCGCAAAGGAGGACGTCAGCAATGACAGGGAGAAATCTTCCTACGACTCCAGAATTTCATctccaaagatcacccagatcctCCTGCCCAACACGCGTGCATCCGAGCATTCCAGAAGCCATCTTTATCATTCCGGCCCGGACTCCGGCAGCGAGCTACCCTCACGTCGCCCAGGGCAACAGCTACATCTCTCTGGAAGCAGCGTTCTCGTACGTTCATTTAACTttcttaaaagaaaaaaaaggaagaaaaaaaaagcattAATAACTCTAGGAATAAATGAGAAGGTATAACTCATTCCTAATTGATAGTGTTCTTCCCAGCAAATGAAAAACTTATATGGATTATTGCACAAATCTAATTATCTAATTACGCTGCTTCAGGTTTGGTAAGTGGTTAAAATAAATTGAGCTCGCAGTTGACATTCCGTCTTAAGAGTGCTTGGGCCTCGGTTGGCTATTTAATTAGAGCAGCCTGATGAAGATGACACGAGTTCTGTGATGAGATTAAGACCCTTATTGAGGGGAGTGGTAAAAAGCATATTTAGGTCTCCTATAATTCAATATTAAGGATGATGAAGCTCTTAGAGATAATTTCTTTCTGCATTTAGCTAGTTGCCAAcgtctgtttttttctttctttttttcaacgATATATTTTGCAACAACCCAAACGATGGCTGAAACAGAAGCTCGCAAACTCCATGTACCAGGCATTTACCCATGTGTGCATGTTACATTGTATATTCCTCTACAGCAGCTCTATAATGCAAAGATGCCACCGCACACTTGCGTTTCTACCTCTGCATTTGGATTTGCACACATCGTAGAGCTGCATtatcacctagggggtcattccgagttgatcgctcgctgacgattttcgcagcacagcgatcaggtgaaaaaatggcatttatgcgcatgcgtatgccccgcaatgcgcacgcgcgacatacgggtacaaagctctttgtggttgtgctcaggttctagcgaagtttttctttgcAGTGAcggccgcaaaaagattgacaggaagggggcgtttctgggtgtcaactgaccgttttcagggagtgtttgcaaaaacgcaagcgtggctgggcgttcgctgggcgggtgtgtgacgtcaaatacggacacaaataggctgaagtgatcgcaaacgctgagtaggttcagagctactctgaaaccgcacaaactgtttttgcagagctcggcagcacatgcgttcgcacttctgctaagctaaaataccctccccagtgggcggcggcatagcgtttgcacggctgctaaaactagctagcgagcgatcaacgcggaatgacccccctaatatcCACGTTGTCACCTCTTATCAGCCTCTAAAGGTGCAAGATATGTGCAACTGTAAATATGGATGCAAGTGGAGCCAAGGTGCAATAGTGCGGTCCCCAACAGGCTTCTGTACGTCATGCAAATGCATTTATGTATATCTCTAAATCAGCTACCGATCGTTTATTTAAAAATCAcgatactgtataaaaaaaaaaaacagtatgtgTGTGCATGGGAGTCATTTAATAGAGTCCGAGACGTCAGAAGCAGTGCGATTGCTGCAGATTTAACGAAAAAGAGAAAGTTGGTTGCCGTTTAAATTATTGGCGCTTTAAATCGTCAGCCCAGATCGCTAGAATCGCACCGCTTCTGAAAATTCATACCCTATTACATAGCCCCCTATACAGGTATGTGGCAGGCTATAAAGATCCGCATGGGAATCTTCATATCCCTGCACTATTATGATTATATTGTATATTAGAATCAATAGGTTAGTATATTAGAAGTGACACGGAAAAGTAAAATCCAACAGTTTTGGTGCCCACATCTgacatatttgcagaaaataaatatgtttGCAGCTTTAGAAATCATTCAGAGAGCCCCATAAAATGTTCCTACTGTAACAATGCAGTATGTTAATTATACAGCCCCTGTTGCCGACACAGAGGAGAGTCAGCCCATGAACCGATATATCTAAGGATGCATTCTCAGACAtgacgcagaatattgtctgcttctGCAAAAAAATATCCCCCATTGTGTCTAACCTGTTGTGTATTGTTGTTGTAGTATCACGGGATCATCCCAATGAGCGGACCTCAACCGACCAATAGGAGAGGAGATGTCTGGCTGGTTGGCGCTGGGCCAAGTCTTTCTCAAGATGCTGAGGAGCGCCCCCTGCAGGACTCTGCTCCGCTGGACTCTGTGCACAAGTCAAGTAATGAGACACAGCAGGTACGGGTACAGCAAATGCTCAAATCTTAATCGTGCGGCGTAATCATGGTAAACAACTTTTACTTAACAATGCAGAATTTTAGCAATCACAATCTCCGAATAACTGAAAAGAAAAGGCCAACACTTTGTTTGATGGGGAATTTCAGGGACGTTGATTAATTATGTTGATTGCTGCACAGTGACGATAAAAGGGAAGATTTTTCAAAGCTTGCGgagagggatctatttactaagcctcggacggagataaagtctcagccaatcagctcctaactgtcatttttcaaacacggcctgtgacatggcagttaggagctgattggttagtactttatctccgtccactttatctctctccaagggttagtaaatagcATGTACCAGAcaaccagcacctaactgccatgttacaggctgtgttggaaaaatgatggttaggagctggttagctggtacttcatccctctccaaactttgataaatctcccccaaaaggAGAGTAGCCTATTTCTCTGACTCACGTCTGCGTTCCTATTTACATTTACTGGATACCTCTGGTTAGTCTTATAGAtattggggcaaatttactaagatgggagttctatttaagatgggatgttgcccatagcaaccaatcagattacaggtattatcttctagaaggtgctagataaatgagaagtagaatctgattggttgctatgggcaacatcccatcttaaatagaactcccatcttagtaaatttacccccttgataCTATTATTCTCCGGAATCAATCTAATACCACTTATGAAACTATTTCTCCTAAAGTGGTGTAACCCTAGCTGGAGCCCATGGGGCTGGTTCGTGCAGCTGTTATTCCCGGGGTTCCTCCCTGGGGTGACAACTGGGTTTTGTGGGTGGAATTACGGTTTATGATTATTGGTCTTCTCACTCACGTCACACCCCCTCCGCAGACACCTAAGCTTAGCTGACATGAATTACAGAAGTGTCAGAGCTACAGGAAGATAGCTGTTTTGAGCAAGCCTCAGTGCTACAGCTAGGGGGAGGGCCAGGCAGCGCCATAACTAGGGGTGAGCGATTAATTGTGCCAGGATACAAGGCAGAGGAGGCACCTGTATTTGGCTTACAGGGTACCTGGAACACTCCTTGCAGGCTGGAGAGCCTACCAGTGCATCCTTAGGGCATGACCAGTGCTCGTGGTCCTAGCTCCCTTTTCTGTGACGTCTTGGTGTCACGTTCTGGGGCAGCAGGGCTGTACCAGGGCGCATTACTGCTATAGGAGAAATGTTCCCTAGGTGGTAGTGCAGCTTTAAATAAGAAGAACTAATAAGAAGAACTAAGGGGTCTacgcatgaagcagtgaaaagtgtggaaaagtgagccagtggtgaagttgcccgggGCAACCAGTCAGTGTTGtgataacatttataaagtgcattctataaaatcatacgtagcagctaattggttgccatggacaacttctccactggctcacttctccacactttttagctGGGTGTTATGGTTCATTCGCCACGGAAACCACCCCTCCCCATTTACCTGGGCTTGGGACCGGCGATGAAGGTCACATAGGCTGGATTGGTGGGAGATCTTGCTTTGTGTGGAGCACAGGCTGTCTAtggcgcacagcctggagctgatgatggagcttgtggtgtagggtgcaGAGCCTGGAGCTGATAGCAAGATAGCAGGAGACGTTGTTCTGGCAATGACTTCTCTTCCATAGCTGGTTTAAAGTCAGGTGATATAGGCCAAGGTGACGTCATCCATATTCTGACAGCTTGGATGGACATGATGTTTAAGCCATATTTGTGTTCCCCTGTCCACCCTCAGCTCTGAGATCATTAAAGACCTCGGTGAAATACTCAAGGTCGGCATTGATGCGCAGCATCTTTGAGCTCATCTGGTTAATCACAGAGAGGCAACGGCTCCAGAAGGCCTCCTTTGAGCTTTCGACCAGGAAAGGCCTCAGTGGGTAGGTGGTCTCACTGCCCATGTATGTGAAAGCCAGGTACAGGCATGTTGACATATGTGCCTGTAGTTCTTGCTCGTTGTCCAGCTCTGATGAAATGACTTCTCGGCAGAGCATGTATAGAAAGACGACATTGCCTGGGGAAAGAAAGCCTACTTGCTGTCCCCATCCAGCGAGAAGCTTGTCTATATATGTCATCCATGCAATGATGTTTGTAGGTGACAGATTCTTCAGCTTGTCACATCTCCGGCATATGAACTCCCCAAGATTGCTCAGGAGCTCGCTGGCGGTTGCCCGCACCATCTGGCATTTTGGAGATGCAGATCTCTTCCCAAAAGTATTATCTGTGGCCTGGGTGAAGTTTGTTAAGTCAACGCACGACAGGGAACTCTTTAGGCTGTCACTGACGAGGTGGGTGACATCGGTTTGGCCAGCTTTGGGTTGTCTTCGTTTGGTCATAAGGCGTCTAAAGCGCCAGAGGAGCGATCGTCTCTCACCAGATCTTGCGGTCACGCTGTCCTGGACAGCAGAGCGATGGGCCCCAGTTGATGACTCTTCATCCGGTAGGCTTGCCTTGCGGCAGCACGAGAATGGGAAACCGTTCC
Proteins encoded in this window:
- the LOC134957380 gene encoding cyclin-dependent kinase 5 activator 1-like; protein product: MWNGFPFSCCRKASLPDEESSTGAHRSAVQDSVTARSGERRSLLWRFRRLMTKRRQPKAGQTDVTHLVSDSLKSSLSCVDLTNFTQATDNTFGKRSASPKCQMVRATASELLSNLGEFICRRCDKLKNLSPTNIIAWMTYIDKLLAGWGQQVGFLSPGNVVFLYMLCREVISSELDNEQELQAHMSTCLYLAFTYMGSETTYPLRPFLVESSKEAFWSRCLSVINQMSSKMLRINADLEYFTEVFNDLRAEGGQGNTNMA